One Hyphomicrobiales bacterium genomic window carries:
- a CDS encoding ATP-binding cassette domain-containing protein yields MPAKGWDMHERDSMLTRAIRSVPEGGSSSAPASRATDVAEPPGAVTTLEFRTDEAIRARHYGARLFAPGRLTIAHGRRTAILGPSGSGKSTLLRALAGLLDITGWAIEHGRDGHARIALMEQSASLLPWLDVAGNISIGARLRGVPINHRRRDELLRRIGLSEVAAAPPETLSGGMRQRVSLARALYEQADLLLLDEPFTSLDAITRRRMQDLVAAESTGRTLVIVTHDPDEALRLGERIVLLEGTPARIVTLEPGVTLDDLWQRMLTGEPASPASPRAHHADRPQSAARL; encoded by the coding sequence TCCGCTCGGTCCCGGAGGGCGGATCGTCATCGGCGCCGGCGAGCCGCGCAACCGACGTCGCAGAGCCACCCGGCGCCGTCACGACACTCGAATTCCGCACAGATGAAGCCATCCGCGCGCGGCATTATGGCGCCCGGCTTTTCGCTCCAGGCCGGCTCACCATCGCGCATGGCCGGCGGACCGCGATCCTCGGGCCGAGCGGGTCGGGCAAGTCGACGCTGCTGCGCGCCCTTGCAGGGCTCCTCGATATCACCGGCTGGGCGATCGAGCATGGGCGCGACGGCCACGCGCGCATCGCGCTCATGGAGCAGAGCGCCAGCCTCCTGCCGTGGCTCGACGTCGCGGGCAACATTTCCATTGGCGCGCGCCTTCGCGGCGTGCCGATCAACCACCGCCGACGCGATGAATTGTTGCGGCGCATTGGTCTTTCCGAGGTCGCGGCCGCCCCACCCGAAACGCTGTCCGGCGGCATGCGCCAGCGCGTCTCCCTCGCCCGCGCGCTCTACGAGCAGGCAGACCTTCTCCTCCTCGACGAACCTTTCACCTCCCTCGATGCCATAACGCGGCGGCGCATGCAGGATTTGGTCGCTGCCGAGAGCACCGGCCGAACCCTCGTCATCGTCACGCACGATCCCGACGAAGCCTTGCGCCTCGGCGAGCGCATCGTGCTGCTCGAGGGCACGCCCGCGCGCATTGTCACGCTCGAGCCGGGAGTGACATTGGACGACCTCTGGCAGCGGATGCTCACCGGGGAACCTGCCTCCCCCGCCTCACCTCGCGCGCACCATGCCGACAGGCCACAGTCGGCGGCTCGCCTATGA
- a CDS encoding ABC transporter ATP-binding protein, protein MLALARGLLAPLAFALALAFASPRAIAAERLTVLLDWFVNPDHATLIVAREHGHFARAGLDVELVAPSDPNDPPKLVAAGHADLAVSYQPQLHLQVHAGLPLKRIATLVATPLNCLVVLADGPIASIADLEGRTVGFSIGGFEDAILGRMLASHGLALESVRLVNVNFSLSPSIIAGQVDAVIGAFRNFELNQMDIVGRPGRAFYPEEHGVPLYDELIVVANSARLDDPRLPRFLSALEAATVDLINDPDRAWTSFVATHPDLDDELNRRAWRDTLRRFALRPRALDVTRYERFARFLAETGLIDTPKGIAEYALELPDPEGQ, encoded by the coding sequence ATGCTCGCTCTCGCCCGCGGCCTCCTCGCACCCCTCGCCTTCGCCCTCGCCCTTGCTTTCGCCTCTCCGCGCGCGATCGCGGCAGAGCGGCTCACCGTCCTCCTCGACTGGTTCGTCAACCCTGACCACGCAACCCTCATCGTCGCCCGCGAGCACGGCCACTTCGCTCGCGCCGGCCTCGACGTCGAACTCGTGGCGCCGAGCGATCCAAACGATCCGCCGAAACTGGTGGCCGCCGGTCACGCCGACCTTGCCGTGTCCTATCAGCCGCAGTTGCATCTGCAGGTGCACGCCGGCCTGCCGCTGAAGCGGATCGCCACTCTCGTTGCCACCCCCCTCAACTGCCTCGTGGTGCTCGCCGACGGTCCGATCGCATCGATCGCCGACCTCGAGGGCCGCACGGTCGGCTTTTCCATCGGCGGCTTCGAGGACGCGATCCTCGGGCGGATGCTGGCCTCGCACGGTCTGGCCCTCGAATCCGTCCGTCTCGTCAACGTCAACTTTTCCCTCTCGCCCTCGATCATCGCGGGGCAGGTCGACGCCGTGATCGGCGCATTTCGCAATTTCGAACTGAACCAGATGGACATCGTCGGCCGCCCGGGGCGCGCCTTCTACCCGGAAGAGCACGGCGTTCCCCTCTATGACGAGCTGATTGTGGTTGCCAACAGTGCCCGCCTCGACGATCCCCGCCTGCCACGCTTCCTCTCCGCGCTCGAGGCCGCGACCGTCGATCTCATCAACGACCCGGATCGGGCCTGGACGAGCTTCGTTGCGACCCACCCCGACCTCGACGACGAATTGAACCGGCGGGCTTGGCGCGACACGCTCCGCCGTTTCGCTCTGCGCCCTCGGGCGCTCGACGTGACCCGCTACGAGCGTTT
- a CDS encoding ABC transporter permease subunit, with protein sequence MRAAGRTMLRTLLHVAGALLIWWLAIRLFRIPHYIVPAPGEVIARLFERPGLFLHHASITALEIVLALLLGTLIGFATGIACWRLPALGSRLMPALAVAQALPVFAIAPLLVTWLGYGLAPKIAMATLIVFFPVTLATLAGLSGVPDRLLDQARLMRARPLGTFLLIVLPTALATIAVGLRLAAVSAPIGAIVGEWVGAAEGLGFLMLRANQRVDTATLFAALFILVLMTLTLHAVVTLATRRLLHWLPNKET encoded by the coding sequence ATGAGAGCGGCGGGACGAACAATGCTGCGAACGCTGCTCCATGTCGCGGGCGCCCTATTGATCTGGTGGCTGGCCATCCGCCTGTTCCGCATCCCCCACTACATCGTGCCGGCACCCGGCGAGGTGATCGCCCGCCTCTTCGAGCGTCCCGGCCTGTTTCTTCACCACGCCTCGATCACCGCCCTCGAGATCGTACTCGCGCTTCTTCTCGGCACGCTCATCGGCTTCGCCACGGGCATTGCCTGCTGGCGCCTGCCGGCCCTCGGCAGCCGGCTCATGCCCGCCCTGGCCGTCGCCCAGGCGCTCCCGGTATTCGCCATCGCGCCGCTGCTCGTCACCTGGCTCGGCTACGGCCTCGCCCCGAAGATCGCCATGGCAACCCTCATCGTTTTCTTTCCAGTGACCCTCGCCACGCTCGCCGGCCTCTCCGGAGTGCCGGACCGACTGCTCGACCAGGCCCGCCTGATGCGCGCCCGTCCCCTCGGCACCTTCCTCCTCATCGTCCTGCCGACCGCCCTTGCGACCATCGCGGTCGGTTTGCGGCTCGCCGCGGTTTCCGCTCCCATCGGCGCCATCGTCGGGGAATGGGTCGGCGCGGCAGAGGGGCTCGGCTTCCTCATGTTGCGCGCCAACCAGCGCGTCGACACCGCCACCTTGTTTGCCGCTCTTTTCATCCTCGTCCTGATGACGCTCACGCTCCACGCCGTCGTCACCCTCGCAACCCGCCGCCTCCTCCACTGGCTGCCGAACAAGGAGACATGA